GCCACTCATGGAAATACTGGTTGTCATGTAAGTCTATGATTTGATGATAATTATTCAAACATCGAGATTTGGCAGGCGCAGAGGTTTCCCTTTATGTGCAATCCTTTGCACACTCACATTACCGTTTCCTGACATTTCCCCAGACATAGAGCATGGATTAGGACGCCTGGCCGTAACCTCGAATCCGGCGAAGCATGCGACGCAGGCCCAAGTAAGTTCCCATTTGCTGGCTGAAGAGATTACGGAACATCGTTGGCCGCCGCAAGTAATAAGCGTCCACTCGCGGTAGCGCGAATACATCCGCATTCCGGCCGACCACTCCGGTTGTCGTGGAGCAGGCCGCACGATAGTGCGACTTCACCACTTCCCTTAAATCGGCGTTCCAGTAGCCATACGGATAACAGAAAAACTCGACTGGCCCCCCGATCCTGGATTCCAGTTCGGCCTTGCTGTCCACGATCTCTCGCTCGGCCTTCGCAGGAATGATTTCAGTTAGCATCGGATGGCTGACACTGTGAGCCCCGAGAATGAATCCTTGCTCCGCCATTTCGCGCACCTGCGGCCACGACATCAAGGGCCGTTCCTCGACCGAGGCCAACTGAGTAGCCCAGCGGGTTGTGCGCCCGCAATGTCCTGTGGGCACGAACACGGCGGCGGGAAGGCCCAGCCGCCGAAGCACAGGGGCGGCCTGCGAATAGAAGTCCAGGAGAGCGTCGTCGAATGTGAGAACCACGCTTCGTGGAGGCATGGTTCGTCCCCCAACCAGCGCTTCCACTAAGTCGGACAGCGACGTTACCCGCGCGTTCGCCGCAAGCCACTCCATCTGCTCGGTGAACAGCGGAGGCGGCGTGGCCAAAGGGGGCCGTCCCGCGGAGATCGAATGGTAGGTCAGGATTAGCGGCTCGGTGACTTTGTCCATGAGCGCGATTTCGCAGAATTGCCGCGTCAGTCTCCCTCGAGGCACGGGCGGGGCGTCTCGTCGAAGCCGGGCTTGTCAGACCCTTGCGACCTTGTTGTAGACCGCCCCTAGAACGGATCCAACCACGAACCCGACTACCCCGGCATATACGAATCCGACCAGGCTGCCCAGAAAGGTCACCCGATACCCGGGAAAGAACTGGCAAAGTAAGCCCAAGTGTGCACCTACTTGCGACCCCCCTTTCAGCACCAGGAAGTTGGTGGTCAGGAACAGGCCGATCCCACAAAGGAGCCCGAGCACCAAGCCAAACAGCTTGCTGTTAAACCGGACAACCGCTTTCTCCAACAGCTCCTCTTCTCGCACCATGGCACTTCCTCCTGCTACAAGTGATCCAGGAGGTCTCCGTATTCCTCCATGTCCGCACGGGAACGAATCAGGGTGAGCCACAACCAAACCGCAAGATTGTGCACCAAGGCAAAACCCCATCCGAGCACGAAGCCAACGCCGAACCCCCAGGCCAGCCCGATCAGCGATCCCGGCCAAGTCACTCTGTAACCGATGAAATACTGGCCTAGCAGCCAAAGATTGGGCCCTACACTGGGCCCGCCCTTGATCAAGAGAATCGCCGTCATGAGGAAAATGATTCCGCCCAGAACCACTCCACTGGCCACACCCAGGGCGGTCCGATGAATAGGCGCAAAGGCAAGCAACACCGGCGACAAGGGCTTTCTCTGCTGCTCGGGCATAGGAAGATAGTCCGCATTCTGCCGCAACTGCGCCAAGATTACCACCTTTGCATTCGTCAAGAGCTTGCTTGTGCTAGAGCGGCTGGTCTCGCATCCCCACCGAAGCTGGCTGAAACGTTGAGTCCCGCTCGCTGGCCTCCCAGGGAATCCGCCCAAACTTCCGTCGGGCGGTTTCCTCGATGATGCGGAAATAATGGCTCAGGTGTGCCTCCTCGCTCCAGCGCTCCAGGAACTTGCGGTAGCCTTTCTCCCCCATGTCGCGCCGCAACCCGGCATCCGTGCGCAGGCGCTCCATGGCCGCAAGGAGTTCCTCCGGGGAGCGATAGCTAAACCCGGCTCCGCTCTCTTCCACCAGTTCCCTCATTCCCGCCAGGTCGTGCACGATCGCCGGAGTACGCTCGGTAAAAGCTTCGATCATGATCAACCCGAAGGTCTCGTAGCAGATGGAGGGCACGATCACCGCGATGGCGTGGCGATAGAAGGCGTGCACCTGCTCCTGCGGCAGCGCGCCCAGAAACCGCACGTTCGACATCGAACCGGCCTGCCGTTGCAGTTCCCCCTGGTACGTTCCAGTGCCAATGATCAGCAGATCGGCGTGTGGGTAGTCACGAAAGACCGGCAACAGGTTCTGCGCGCCTTTGATCTTTTCCAGCCGTCCCACGAAGAGGAAGAACGGCCTGGGGTGTGGCGAGGAAGTTGCCTCGCTCTCAACCACGGGCATGAAATGGGGAAGGACCTCCATCTCCCGCTGGAACCCTTTCTCCCGGTGCATTTGCCGTGTGAACTCGCTGGGGGCTATGAACGTATCCACCGCCTTGGTGCACCGCTCCAACAAACGGCTATAGCGCCACCATTGCGGGGGCCGGTGGTAGGTGAGCGCGCAGCGGAAGCACGCCGGCTTATCACATAGGCGCTCATTGTTCTTCCACAGCACGTGCATGGGGCACACCAGCCAATGTTCGTGCGTGGTGTACAGTTTGACGAAGTCCCGGTAGTCGGGGTCGAGCAGCAGGACCTTGGGCCCAAACAAGGAAATGTTGTGATAATGGATCACGTCAAACTTCTTGCTCAGCAAGACCTCCCGGATCGGCCGCGTCTTCAGCCACGTGCCGCCGGTCTGCTGCGAGAGCAACGGCGAGAGCTTCCCCCAGCCGCTGCGCAGCGTATGCACTGTCACCCCAGGTAGGTTGGGAACGTCAGTCGCCGGCACGGTCGGCTCCAGGGCGTGGTAGGAATCGGCGCAATGGATCACGTCCACCTCATGCCCGCGCCGCGCCAGCGCGTTGGCCAACCGGTGCACGTACCTGGCGTCACCGCCGAAGCTGTACGGGGGGTAGAAGATCGAGATGTGGCAGAACCTAAGAGGACGCGGCACTGGGGCTGACCACCTCCTCAAAGGCGGAAAGCAGTTGCCGTGCGGAGTTCTCCCAGGAGAGCTGCCGCGCGGCAGTCAACCCAGCGCTCCGCATCAGCTCGCGCTTTCGTGGGTCCGAAAGGATGCGGGTGATGGCCTCTTGCCATCCGGCGCGATCCAGCGGGTCGACTGCAATAGCCCCCTCGCCCAACAATTCGGGCAGAGGACTTCGGGTCGTTACCACCGCCGGTGTGCCGCAGGCCGCAGCTTCCACCGCCGGCAGCCCGAACCCCTCGCAGAACGACGGCAGCAGCAGCGCTTCTGATAGGTTCAGCAGTTGCACCACTTCCTCGTCGCCCAGGTAACCAGTGAACACGACTCGCTCTTGCAGCCCATACTCGCGCACCTGGTGCAGGAGCTGTTTATAGCAGGAATAGAATACGTCTCCCTGGTAGTCTCCCACCAGCACGAGGTACACGGCGGAGAACTCCGGCCGGCCTTGCAGTTCGCGAAACACATCCACCAGCAGACTCAGGTTCTTGTGCGGGCTGAATCCTCCGAGGTAGGTGAGAAGTCGTGCGCTTTCGGGGATCCGCAGCCGGCAAAACAAGGCACCCCGGTCCTGGCCCTGCAGCCGGCGGAACGCCGGGTCGCTCGCTTCGGACACCACCCGCATCCGCGAGACCGGTATCTTCAGTTGCTGGGCGAGACACTGCAGCGAATAGTCGGACACCGTCAGCACCAGCCGTGCTTGAATGCATGCGGCCTTCACCTTGGCCCACCAGAAGAACTTGGAGCGGCGCGTCGGGAACACCAGGCTGGGGAACATCTCCGCGATCACATCGTGCACGGTCACCAGCTTGGGGGCGCGAGTGGTCAGGGGCACGTAGCTGTACACCGAGGGAAAGAAAACCAGGTCCAACTTTTTCGAACTGAGGGCACGGCTCATGCTCCACATGCTGCGCAGCGAACGCCGTCCCTGCGCTCCGGCAGCCTGCACCGTGGGCACGTCGCTTTCTACCCGCGTCACCGTCACCGCAGGCGGGAAGGGGAACTCCTCGGACTCGCCATCCACGAAGAAGACGTATTCATTGCGGCGGTCCAGTTGCAGTGCGGCGCTAAGTAGCGCCCGCGTGAAGCGACCGTAACCCCGGCGATTCAACCAGCAGGTTGCATCGACGCCAATGCGCATGGCCTAGTCCTGGCCGTTTGATCGTATCGGAAGAGTCGTCTGCTGAGGAAAGAATTCTCTTAGCTGGTGGGCCAGCATGCAGATCCCAAAAGCCAGACTGCTATAGAAGTAGTACAGCCAGTGCAACACCACCGCGCCGGCCGCGAATGCCAACCCTCGTCGCTTCGCGAACCAGCCATACATGTGCCAGTTCAAAGCCAGCAGCAGCGCCATCAGGCCCGCCAGCACGGGCAGCAGGTACCAGGTGAGAGTTGCCGGCTTCGCAAATGCCAGGCTCACAGGCAGCACGGCTATGGCCACCACCAACAATCCCACCAGTACCCCGCTCAGACGCGAGGAGGTGCGGAGATTCAGATCTTTGGGCACGTGTTTTGTTTCCAGGATCAGTTGCGTCCAGGGAACGGCACGGCACAGGATGTCGGCGCGCAGCATTCCGGAAAGCGACCATCTCTTCAGGTGTTGGGCCAGCACTTTCTTGTCCAGCCGGATCCGCAGGCCGCTCCTCGTGATGCGGAATCCCAGTTCGATGTCCTCCACCGAGGGGCGGCGATACTTCTTGGCATTGAATCCACCGAACTGCTGGAAGATGTGCTTGCGCACCGCGCCGCAGCCCGCCCAGAACGTCTCCGCTTGCTCACTGGCGATCTGGTGGTAATAGTGGTGACTGAGGTTTTTGTACTGCGAAACAAAGTCGGGCCAGGCAGGAGCGTCGTCGTAGGAGCCGAAGACGGCCGCGAGTTCGGGATCGCGCGCAAAGTCGTCATAGATGCGTTGCAGGGCATCGGGCGCAACCACGACGTCGGCATCCACGAATACCACGATGTCCGCGGCCGCCTGTTCCACCCCCAAGTTGCGAGCGCCGCCGGGTCCCATGTTGGAGGGGGTGCGGAGGTAGCGCACTCCGTAGCGTTCCACGATCTCGGGGGTGTTGTCGGTCGAGCAATCATCTACCACGAGAAGCTCAAAATCCCGGTAGCTGGACTGTTGCAGGCCTTCCAGGCAGCGCGACAACTGCATCCGGCCGTTGTGCACCGGCACGATGACACTCAATCGCGTCGCCTTCGCGGTAGCGTTTACTGGGGCAGTTGCAAGTACCGACATAGTTAAAGACGTCTTGGCGCCAGAAGATCTGCCAGGATCCGCCCGTAGTTGTAGAAAACTTCACTTCCTATTCCAGCACGCTGCCTGCCACAACTGAATCCGTAAAACCCAAATCGATTCATAGGCTTACGAAGAATTTGGCGCCGAAGATTTGATTCTTATGGGAAAACTTATTCCTTATATGTGCAAGTTCTTGCAGCTACTGTATGGGCCGCGGGAGTCAGATCGCGCCGATGCCGCCGATGCGAGCCCCGTCACATCGGGGTGGCGCCGTGCATGTTTGGGGAAGATCAGAATTTACTGAGTTCCAGTTGATGAGAGGTAATCGTTGATCACCTCGGCGGCGATCTTCTGCCCTGCGGGCGACCAATGACTGTCATCAGTGTTATAGGGCAGCACTCCCTTTTGCGCGGCGTCTGTCAGATAGGGCGTCAGATCCAGATACCCGATTTCCGGAGAAATGGATCCCATCGCTCGGTGCAGGCGCTCGGGCAGTCTACTCCCGTCCTTGGGTGAACGGAACCTTCAGGTCTGTAGCTTAACTGCTGGTCTCAAACTGTCCCACTTACGCTGACGAGGGACACATCCACACGACCTGCATGGCCCCCTGCATGGCCGATGAGAGCAGTGACCATAATGATCCTTCAATATCGCCATCCCACCCGATTCAAGTGATAATCACCGGTAGGGGTCCCCACAATCGAATGGGTACGCACCAAGCACCGACTTCTCAGCCGAGCGGGGTGTCCACCAAGCGGGCATTTTGGTTCGCGGCTGTGGTCACTCTTGTGATCTTTTTGACCGGAATATACTTCCCTTACTTCTTGGTGGATTCATGGACTTACTTTGAATTGTCGAAGAGCATTTTCAAAGACTTCTACCACGTAAACACGCTCCGACAGTTTGAAAGTGCGCCCCAATACAGTAATGCGTTCCCCCCGCTCTGGCCTGTCCTGCTTGCCCTGGCCCGCGGACTGGCAGATCTTGGGATCTACACCGGCTATGTTCTGAATTTTTTTGTATGCATCGGCCTTCTGGCCGCGTTGATGTGGCTTTTCCGACGGATGGATTTCCCGGGATGGGTCGGGGCGGCGTGTTACCTGTGTCTCCTTGGATTCCCCTTATTTCTTGCGGAAGCGGTGGGCGCGAAGACGATCCCGCTGGCCGTCACGCTCTTGACGCTCACCTTTGTGATCTGGGTCCGGGATCCGATCACGATGCCCCGCGTTGCCCTGGCCGGGCTATTGATGGGGCTTGCCTGCCTGAACCGATTTGACGCCTCGGCGACCGCAGGCGTCATCGGACTCGTCTTCGCAGCCCGCATTTACCTGTCAGAGCGGAGGTTCCGCCGGGGAATTGCGGCTGCTGCCATCTATTTCGCGGTCTTCGGCGCAGTGCTTTCCCCGTGGGTCGCATACGGGATACGGCATTTCGGCAGACCGGTCCCCAGTCCAGACATGCGGCAATTACTGCTTGCGCGGGGCGGATTAACGCTTGACTACTACGAAGTTCCTCCGCCGTCGGACCTGACCCAGCACCCCCGGCAATGGATCGCCGAATTCCTCTTCTATAAGGTGCCAAAAGCCGCATATGGCTTCCTTGAATCGGCGGTTGAGTCGCCGCTCCCGATCTTGCTGGCGGCGGTGCTTGTGGTCTGGGGGGCGACCGGAACTCCACCGCTCCCCACTCCAGCGGTACGGTTCTCGGCTCTCGCGCTCGGGTTAATCCCGGTGATGCTGCTCCCAGCCTCCCTCGTTGGTTTTCGTGAAGGCCGATATTATTCGGGCACGGTGTTGATCCTATTCGCTGTGCTACTTGCCGTGCTCGTGTCTCTCACCCCCGGGGCTTGGGGATCGCGAAGGTCAACCCTGCTGCTTCTCGTAACTGTTCTTCCGCTCTGCCCGGCGATCGTGCGGCCGCCGCTCTCCAACTTGAGCCATCTCTTCTCGCCCGCTGACGTGATGATCCCGTTGTCCCCCACTCCGGAGATGCACCAGGTGACGGATGCCGTGCACCGCGATTCAGGCGGGCAGCCTCATCGCCTGATCCTTACAATCGGCTATATTGCCTCGGCCAGGTATGGTGCGATGACGGGGGAACCCGTAACCTTGACGCCGACAATCAAGAACGGAACGTTCGCGGCCTTCGCCCGCCACTGGCATGTAACCCACGTGTACAACCCGCCAAACAAATCTTGGGTCGGCCCAGTGCCGATCAGGAACCCCGCCAGCGTAATGCGTGAGATCGACACTCCGGGAGTCGAGTTGATCCCGTTGGACCTGCCAGGCTTGTACCGGATCAAGCTAACTTCCCAAGTGCCAACCCCATAGTCTCGGTCTACGCAAACGGTTCTTCGGGTTGATCTAAGTGTTGTGCAGAGATACATACTCGCGACGGGGGAGAGCCTCTCCAGCGCGGGCGTAATCAGCGGCACGCCGGCCAGCGATACCGCTATCCTGCCGGCCGGATCCGTCGCGCGCCCACCGCCTGCTGCGCTGGCGGACCTCCCGGTTTCTGCCGGAGATTCGCTGCATCGCCCGGCAACCTTGCATTGGCGTCTCGGAGCGCTGGGGGGATTTCCAGATGTTTCCGCAGCAAGAAGTTGTCCATCATCAAAGCGTCGACACCAGAAGAGTAGAAGCTCCTTACCGCATCCCTGGGCGACACAACCAAGGGCTCGCCAAAGAGATTGAACGAGGTGTTGACCAGGATCGGTGCGGGACCCTGCTCGCCAAAGCGCTTGAGCAGACGCCAAAACAGGGGGTTGGCCTCACGCTGTACGACCTGCAGCCGCACGCGATTTTCTGGCATCAAGAAATCCCGCAACGGGCCGTCCACCGCCGGGCGGGCCCAGCCAAGCGAGGACATGAGGTGCGACAGCATGGAACACTCGAACCACTGCCGACAATCCTCCTCCGGGACAGCCAACGCGAAGGGCCGGAACCACTCGCGGTGCTTCACGAAGTCGTTGAGGTTTTCACGCACGTACGGAGCCCAGGGTGACGCCAGCAAGCTACGATTCCCCAGTGCGCGTGAGCCGAACTCAGTGGCTCCTTGGTACCAGGCAACGATCTTGCCGGCCTGAAAAAGTTGCACCGCGGCATCGAGTATTCGCAGTTCCGTATCCAAGATGGAATAGGTGCATTTGCAGTTGTCCAGGACGTCCTTGATCTCCTGACGGCTGTATTTC
The window above is part of the Terriglobia bacterium genome. Proteins encoded here:
- a CDS encoding polysaccharide deacetylase family protein, which encodes MDKVTEPLILTYHSISAGRPPLATPPPLFTEQMEWLAANARVTSLSDLVEALVGGRTMPPRSVVLTFDDALLDFYSQAAPVLRRLGLPAAVFVPTGHCGRTTRWATQLASVEERPLMSWPQVREMAEQGFILGAHSVSHPMLTEIIPAKAEREIVDSKAELESRIGGPVEFFCYPYGYWNADLREVVKSHYRAACSTTTGVVGRNADVFALPRVDAYYLRRPTMFRNLFSQQMGTYLGLRRMLRRIRGYGQAS
- a CDS encoding glycosyltransferase family 4 protein, which produces MPRPLRFCHISIFYPPYSFGGDARYVHRLANALARRGHEVDVIHCADSYHALEPTVPATDVPNLPGVTVHTLRSGWGKLSPLLSQQTGGTWLKTRPIREVLLSKKFDVIHYHNISLFGPKVLLLDPDYRDFVKLYTTHEHWLVCPMHVLWKNNERLCDKPACFRCALTYHRPPQWWRYSRLLERCTKAVDTFIAPSEFTRQMHREKGFQREMEVLPHFMPVVESEATSSPHPRPFFLFVGRLEKIKGAQNLLPVFRDYPHADLLIIGTGTYQGELQRQAGSMSNVRFLGALPQEQVHAFYRHAIAVIVPSICYETFGLIMIEAFTERTPAIVHDLAGMRELVEESGAGFSYRSPEELLAAMERLRTDAGLRRDMGEKGYRKFLERWSEEAHLSHYFRIIEETARRKFGRIPWEASERDSTFQPASVGMRDQPL
- a CDS encoding glycosyltransferase family 4 protein: MRIGVDATCWLNRRGYGRFTRALLSAALQLDRRNEYVFFVDGESEEFPFPPAVTVTRVESDVPTVQAAGAQGRRSLRSMWSMSRALSSKKLDLVFFPSVYSYVPLTTRAPKLVTVHDVIAEMFPSLVFPTRRSKFFWWAKVKAACIQARLVLTVSDYSLQCLAQQLKIPVSRMRVVSEASDPAFRRLQGQDRGALFCRLRIPESARLLTYLGGFSPHKNLSLLVDVFRELQGRPEFSAVYLVLVGDYQGDVFYSCYKQLLHQVREYGLQERVVFTGYLGDEEVVQLLNLSEALLLPSFCEGFGLPAVEAAACGTPAVVTTRSPLPELLGEGAIAVDPLDRAGWQEAITRILSDPRKRELMRSAGLTAARQLSWENSARQLLSAFEEVVSPSAASS
- a CDS encoding glycosyltransferase, translating into MSVIVPVHNGRMQLSRCLEGLQQSSYRDFELLVVDDCSTDNTPEIVERYGVRYLRTPSNMGPGGARNLGVEQAAADIVVFVDADVVVAPDALQRIYDDFARDPELAAVFGSYDDAPAWPDFVSQYKNLSHHYYHQIASEQAETFWAGCGAVRKHIFQQFGGFNAKKYRRPSVEDIELGFRITRSGLRIRLDKKVLAQHLKRWSLSGMLRADILCRAVPWTQLILETKHVPKDLNLRTSSRLSGVLVGLLVVAIAVLPVSLAFAKPATLTWYLLPVLAGLMALLLALNWHMYGWFAKRRGLAFAAGAVVLHWLYYFYSSLAFGICMLAHQLREFFPQQTTLPIRSNGQD